The Salvia miltiorrhiza cultivar Shanhuang (shh) chromosome 1, IMPLAD_Smil_shh, whole genome shotgun sequence genome has a window encoding:
- the LOC131006163 gene encoding receptor-like protein 52, whose amino-acid sequence MERVSSHFLILALLLPIHYLMDYSSAKNDINTDRSSLLALKSQITLDPQNVLTQNWSTEASVCSWIGVICDSRYNRVTQLNISYMGLVGTLPPEIGKLSSLVSLVANENSFHGPIPPSIFNLSFLEVLEVRNNSLSSSLPLDMCKRNLHRLKRLRLSFNEMYGEISSSLEKCSQLEYLSLYNNNFTGLVPTEIGNLTKLQELHLGENKLTGNIPKEIGGLTNLQALDMSSNNFSGHVPREIGNLTMLQLLHLGTNNLSGEIPEEVGRLTNLQSLSMSSNKLKGPLPSTIFTMTSLKYMDFAFNELSGPLSRDIGNMTSLLRIGLEFNNFSGNIPKEIGHLNNFERLSMSANKFSGSLPREIGNLTTMFGLFLHSNVLTGHIPKEICRLINMVEMQLEVNNFSGSLPEEIGNMTQLRYLYLNNVNLSGNIPKGISLLKNLKTLNMASNKISGTLPREIGNLTAISQLWLFDNNLNGVIPQEMHHLHNFQHLGLSLNKLSGQIPSFICNLTSLEYLVLSKNTLEGSIPQCIGNLSSLAIFGRRIPSTINKECSLVNIYLNGNKLQGSLPKSWINCQSLQVLDIGNNRIEGEFPFWMEVLPDLRVLVLRSNKFYGNMSLPSQTKIPYPNLQVLDISHNRFVGSLPQTYFKNFEEMINETNFPTDYFGSYRGIRITLKGSDQLLERLLSGFTAIDLSSNRFSGSIPHSIGNLKFLRYLNLSNNNLIGNIPSSLANMSELESLDLSVNKLDGEIPSDLTRLTFLAKLNLSMNNLVGQIPQSKQFSTFENDSYVGNLGLCGVPLTRKCNDENGHGMKPQEDDDEEDEFGFIDGFGWRSVVMGYGSGFIVGIGIGYIIIRNGRPRWLVEFFFGVGYNNKKKKRRSRATPTPTRRRT is encoded by the exons ATGGAGAGAGTTTCTTCCCATTTTCTCATCCTTGCACTACTCTTACCAATCCATTATTTGATGGATTATAGCTCGGCCAAAAACGATATCAACACCGATCGTTCTTCACTTCTCGCCTTAAAATCCCAAATCACTTTAGATCCTCAAAATGTATTGACCCAAAATTGGAGCACTGAAGCCAGTGTTTGTAGTTGGATCGGAGTTATTTGTGATTCACGTTACAATAGGGTTACGCAGTTGAACATATCGTACATGGGTCTTGTCGGAACCCTACCACCAGAAATTGGGAAACTTTCTTCTCTCGTTTCTTTAGTTGCGAACGAGAACTCCTTTCATGGCCCCATTCCCCCATCTATCTTCAACCTGTCATTTCTAGAAGTTTTGGAAGTAAGGAATAATAGTTTGTCTAGTAGTTTACCTCTTGATATGTGCAAACGCAATCTACATAGACTCAAGAGGCTTCGTTTGTCTTTCAACGAGATGTATGGGGAAATATCATCGAGTTTGGAGAAGTGTTCACAGCTTGAGTATCTTTCTTTGTACAATAACAATTTCACTGGATTGGTGCCGACAGAAATTGGGAACTTGACGAAGCTTCAAGAGCTGCACCTTGGTGAAAATAAGTTGACTG GTAATATTCCAAAAGAGATCGGAGGTCTTACTAATTTGCAAGCTTTGGATATGAGTTCCAACAATTTCAGTGGACATGTGCCGAGAGAAATTGGAAACTTGACAATGCTTCAATTGTTGCACCTTGGTACCAACAACTTAAGTG GTGAAATTCCAGAAGAGGTTGGTCGTCTGACTAATTTACAAAGTTTGAGCATGAGTTCTAACAAGTTAAAAGGCCCTCTACCATCAACTATTTTCACCATGACATCCTTGAAATATATGGACTTTGCCTTCAATGAATTGAGTGGACCATTATCAAGAGATATTGGAAACATGACATCCCTTCTCAGAATAGGCCTTGAATTCAACAATTTCAGTG GTAATATTCCAAAGGAGATTGGCCATCTCAATAATTTCGAGCGGTTGAGCATGTCTGCCAATAAGTTTAGTGGATCATTGCCAAGAGAAATTGGGAACCTAACAACCATGTTTGGGTTGTTCCTTCACAGCAATGTTTTAACCG GTCATATTCCGAAAGAGATTTGTCGTCTTATTAACATGGTGGAGATGCAATTGGAGGTAAACAATTTCAGTGGATCATTACCAGAAGAAATTGGAAACATGACACAACTTCGCTACTTGTACCTCAACAATGTTAATTTAAGCG GTAATATTCCAAAAGGCATTAGTCTTCTTAAAAATTTGAAGACACTCAATATGGCATCTAACAAAATTAGTGGAACATTGCCAAGAGAAATTGGGAACTTGACCGCCATTAGTCAGTTATGGCTTTTTGACAATAATTTAAATG GAGTTATCCCACAAGAGATGCATCATCTTCATAATTTCCAACATTTGGGCTTAAGTTTGAACAAGTTGTCAGGCCAAATACCATCCTTCATTTGTAACTTGACATCCCTTGAGTATCTTGTTCTCTCAAAAAACACTTTGGAAGGATCAATTCCACAATGCATCGGAAACTTGAGCTCTTTGGCCATCTTTGGTCGTCGCATTCCATCAACAATTAACAAGGAGTGTAGTCTTGTGAACATTTATTTGAAtggtaataaattgcaaggatCATTACCTAAATCCTGGATCAATTGCCAAAGTTTGCAAGTCCTCGACATTGGAAATAATAGAATAGAAGGCGAATTTCCCTTTTGGATGGAAGTTCTTCCAGACCTTCGAGTGCTGGTCTTAAGGTCTAACAAGTTTTATGGTAATATGTCACTTCCTTCACAAACCAAGATTCCATATCCTAATTTGCAAGTTTTAGATATATCTCATAATAGATTTGTGGGTTCTCTGCCTCAAACATATTTCAAGAATTTCGAAGAAATGATTAATGAAACAAACTTTCCAACTGACTACTTTGGTTCATATCGGGGGATAAGGATCACCTTGAAAGGTTCGGATCAATTATTAGAGAGATTGTTGTCAGGCTTTACAGCAATTGACTTATCCTCCAACAGGTTTTCTGGGAGTATTCCACATTCCATAGGAAATCTTAAGTTTCTCAGATACTTGAATTTGTCCAACAATAACCTCATTGGAAATATACCTTCATCTCTTGCAAATATGAGTGAACTTGAATCTCTGGACTTGTCAGTGAACAAGTTGGATGGAGAAATTCCAAGTGATTTGACGAGGTTGACATTTCTAGCAAAATTAAACCTTTCAATGAATAATCTTGTGGGGCAAATACCACAATCTAAGCAGTTTTCCACATTTGAAAATGATTCATACGTGGGAAACTTGGGACTGTGTGGAGTTCCGTTGACGAGAAAATGCAACGACGAGAATGGGCATGGGATGAAGCCacaagaagatgatgatgaagaagatgagtttGGATTTATAGATGGATTTGGATGGAGAAGTGTGGTGATGGGATATGGAAGTGGATTCAtagttggaattggaattggttACATTATTATTAGAAATGGAAGGCCAAGATGGTTAGTGGAATTCTTTTTTGGGGTtggatataataataagaagaagaagagacgCAGCAGAGCTACACCAACACCAACACGCAGGAGAACTTAA